From the genome of Hyperolius riggenbachi isolate aHypRig1 chromosome 9, aHypRig1.pri, whole genome shotgun sequence, one region includes:
- the RPS27 gene encoding small ribosomal subunit protein eS27 → MPLAKDLLHPSPEEEKRKHKKKRLVQSPNSYFMDVKCPGCYKITTVFSHAQTVVLCVGCSTVLCQPTGGKARLTEGCSFRRKQH, encoded by the exons ATGCCT CTCGCTAAAGATCTCCTGCACCCCTCTcctgaggaggagaagaggaagcaCAAGAAGAAGCGCTTAGTACAGAGCCCCAATTCCTACTTTATGGATGTCAAATGTCCAG GATGCTACAAGATCACAACCGTGTTCAGCCACGCCCAGACTGTGGTTTTGTGTGTAGGATGCTCCACTGTCCTTTGCCAGCCCACTGGTGGAAAGGCCCGTCTTACAGAAG GCTGTTCATTCCGGAGGAAGCAGCACTAA